In a genomic window of Quercus lobata isolate SW786 chromosome 4, ValleyOak3.0 Primary Assembly, whole genome shotgun sequence:
- the LOC115987072 gene encoding polygalacturonase-1 non-catalytic subunit beta-like: MLKKGEVIAMPEIKDNMPKRSFLPRTILSKLPLSTLELKKFFRVEDNSTMEAIIVKSLSECERAPSQSETKRCVGSAEDMIDFAVLVLGQNAAVRSTENANGSKQNIMIGSVKEINSGKEMQQAVSCHQSLFPYLLYYCHSFPQVQVYEVDMLDLNSKAKINHGVAICHMNTSDWSPSHEAFSALGSGPGRIEVCHWFFMNDLIWTVAN; encoded by the coding sequence ATGTTGAAGAAAGGAGAGGTCATTGCAATGCCGGAGATAAAAGATAATATGCCCAAAAGATCATTTTTGCCACGGACTATATTGTCAAAATTACCACTTTCGACCTTGGAGCTGAAGAAGTTTTTCCGTGTGGAAGATAATTCCACTATGGAGGCTATAATAGTGAAGTCATTGAGTGAGTGCGAGAGGGCTCCAAGCCAGAGCGAGACCAAGCGGTGCGTGGGTTCGGCTGAGGACATGATTGACTTCGCAGTCTTAGTCTTGGGTCAAAACGCGGCCGTTCGATCAACAGAGAATGCAAACGGGTCAAAGCAGAATATAATGATAGGATCGGTCAAAGAGATCAACAGCGGTAAAGAGATGCAACAAGCAGTCTCTTGTCATCAGAGCTTGTTCCCGTACCTGCTCTATTATTGCCATTCGTTCCCACAAGTTCAGGTCTACGAAGTAGATATGCTCGATTTGAATTCTAAGGCTAAGATCAATCATGGTGTTGCTATCTGTCACATGAACACGTCGGATTGGAGCCCAAGTCATGAAGCTTTCTCGGCTCTTGGGTCGGGTCCAGGTCGGATCGAGGTTTGTCACTGGTTTTTCATGAATGATTTGATCTGGACAGTTGCAAACTAG